One Microlunatus soli genomic window carries:
- a CDS encoding Gfo/Idh/MocA family protein, translating to MASPEPQQIGVVGGGIRGSMFAAAVRQNPAARLEAVCEPDPTRRERIASDLDVATFGDLASMIDSTPELTALIIATPDFAHREVALAGIAAGLDLMIEKPLATTRPDARAIVAAAQAAGTKIMVGFENRWNPRFAEVRRQLAAHPAPVVNQVINLNDTRYVPTRMLSWAARSSPGWFLMPHSLDLAMWLSGATPISVFARGRRGALAAAGVDTWDALTASFTMSDDSLLVLNSQWVLPETTPAVFDFRYEIHTEAASYHFDISHDSVTRYDASGASWLQFGVTEHQGRLRGIPIDMVDDFIASLGGSPLDLPDGPHGELITTAIEAVHDAAESGTPQAIAPTRSTLPTL from the coding sequence ATGGCATCACCCGAACCACAGCAGATCGGCGTCGTCGGCGGAGGGATCCGCGGCTCGATGTTCGCGGCCGCCGTCCGGCAGAATCCTGCTGCCCGGCTGGAAGCCGTCTGCGAGCCCGATCCGACCCGTCGGGAGCGGATCGCCTCCGATCTGGACGTCGCCACGTTCGGCGATCTGGCGTCGATGATCGACAGCACCCCGGAGCTCACCGCGTTGATCATCGCCACGCCGGACTTCGCCCATCGCGAGGTCGCCCTGGCGGGGATCGCCGCGGGTCTGGACCTGATGATCGAGAAGCCGCTGGCCACCACCCGACCCGACGCGCGGGCGATCGTCGCCGCTGCACAGGCGGCGGGGACCAAGATCATGGTCGGCTTCGAGAATCGGTGGAACCCTCGATTCGCCGAGGTCCGCCGCCAACTCGCCGCCCATCCCGCTCCGGTCGTCAACCAGGTGATCAATCTGAACGACACCCGATACGTTCCGACCAGGATGTTGTCCTGGGCGGCGCGCTCCTCCCCCGGCTGGTTCCTGATGCCGCACTCCCTCGATCTGGCGATGTGGCTGTCGGGTGCGACTCCGATCTCGGTGTTCGCCCGCGGCCGACGCGGCGCGCTGGCTGCGGCCGGTGTCGACACCTGGGACGCGCTGACCGCGTCGTTCACCATGTCCGACGATTCGCTGCTGGTGCTGAATTCCCAATGGGTGCTGCCCGAGACGACTCCCGCCGTCTTCGATTTCCGCTACGAGATCCACACCGAGGCGGCGAGCTACCACTTCGACATCTCTCATGACAGCGTCACCCGGTACGACGCGTCCGGTGCGTCCTGGCTGCAGTTCGGGGTGACCGAGCACCAGGGCCGGCTTCGCGGCATCCCGATCGACATGGTCGACGACTTCATCGCCAGCCTCGGCGGGAGCCCTCTCGACCTCCCTGACGGACCGCACGGCGAACTGATCACGACCGCGATCGAGGCCGTACACGACGCCGCGGAAAGCGGCACCCCGCAGGCCATCGCGCCGACGCGCTCCACCCTCCCGACCCTGTAG
- a CDS encoding ABC transporter substrate-binding protein, with translation MSIPRSTDLTRRRLLSIGTLTAGGLALTGCVSANSGAGAGSKPSAGGLKSSGAPSGEITIVDDNTNLVFKKSTIAAFEKATGVKVRSYSQGNFNDLHDRYATLFAAQDSSVDVVMTWAGWSAEFGQAGWLEELDRTVVPDNLIKPALDSVSWQDKLYGLPKFSSVQTMFWNKTMFADAGVDPDTAPQDWNSFLKAAKKLTRGDHFGYACDIGNPAGAYQNFLRMLLLNGGTMYDSDYRPIFNSEQGVQALSYFVDLLHKHKVMDPASLQITNASDLSDLFAKGSTGVVFNWPSQWSTAIAETSRLDPTTVGNGLIPGISVRSASIDGSEGFAINKYSKNKQAALAWLQFVATGKVQRKIVADEGWFPVTDDVLTDPASVKALPVLTTYQQSTKYATKRFGVPWSNELDQLMSVQVSNAMNRKTTPKQALDDAVKQTQKLVTKYLKK, from the coding sequence ATGTCCATCCCGCGATCCACCGATCTCACGCGCCGTCGCCTGCTGTCGATCGGGACGCTGACGGCCGGCGGCCTCGCCCTGACCGGTTGCGTCAGCGCCAACAGCGGTGCGGGAGCGGGCAGCAAGCCCAGTGCCGGCGGCTTGAAGTCCTCCGGCGCGCCCAGCGGCGAGATCACCATCGTCGACGACAACACCAATCTGGTGTTCAAGAAGTCCACGATCGCTGCCTTCGAGAAGGCGACCGGGGTCAAGGTCAGGAGTTACAGCCAGGGCAACTTCAACGACCTGCATGATCGCTACGCGACCCTGTTCGCCGCGCAGGACAGCAGCGTCGACGTGGTGATGACCTGGGCCGGTTGGTCGGCGGAGTTCGGTCAGGCCGGCTGGTTGGAGGAACTCGATCGCACGGTTGTGCCCGACAACCTGATCAAGCCGGCCCTGGACTCCGTCTCCTGGCAGGACAAGCTCTACGGCCTGCCGAAGTTCTCCAGCGTGCAGACGATGTTCTGGAACAAGACCATGTTCGCCGACGCCGGCGTCGATCCCGACACCGCACCACAGGACTGGAACAGCTTCCTGAAGGCCGCCAAGAAGCTGACCCGCGGTGATCATTTCGGGTACGCCTGCGACATCGGCAACCCGGCGGGCGCGTACCAGAACTTCCTGCGGATGCTGCTGCTGAACGGCGGCACCATGTACGACTCCGACTACCGTCCGATCTTCAACAGCGAGCAGGGTGTCCAGGCGCTCAGCTACTTCGTCGACCTGCTGCACAAACACAAGGTGATGGACCCGGCGTCCTTGCAGATCACCAACGCCTCCGATCTGAGCGATCTGTTCGCCAAGGGATCTACCGGTGTCGTGTTCAACTGGCCGTCCCAATGGTCAACCGCGATCGCCGAGACGTCTCGGTTGGACCCGACGACGGTCGGTAATGGCCTGATCCCGGGGATCAGTGTCCGTTCCGCGTCGATCGACGGCTCCGAGGGGTTCGCGATCAACAAGTACTCCAAGAACAAGCAGGCGGCGCTGGCCTGGCTGCAGTTCGTCGCGACCGGAAAGGTGCAACGCAAGATCGTCGCCGACGAGGGCTGGTTCCCGGTGACCGACGACGTGTTGACCGACCCGGCCAGCGTCAAGGCGCTGCCGGTGCTCACCACCTATCAGCAGTCGACCAAGTATGCGACCAAACGCTTCGGTGTCCCCTGGTCCAACGAGCTCGATCAGTTGATGTCGGTCCAGGTCAGCAATGCGATGAACCGCAAGACGACGCCGAAGCAGGCACTCGACGACGCGGTCAAGCAGACCCAGAAGCTCGTCACGAAATACCTGAAGAAGTAG
- a CDS encoding carbohydrate ABC transporter permease, translated as MVTSRAERRRRRDLRFGITLALPSAAVVVALLGYPMGYAIYMSTYNWNDKVPGLHPFVGLANYGQLLADPQFHGALGRTAVFAAFTVLGGVALAVAIASLLNKDFRGRTLARVLLLVPWAVPPVVNGIMWKLIFDGSSGVLNSILLRIGVIDTKVQWLADPDLAMLVLIFAELWKLLPFLCLLLLAGMQGIPASIYKASTIDGAGRWQRFVKITVPNLRGPLLFALVVQSMWSLKVFDSIYVLTGGSGGPAEGTTTINFLAYLITFSNLDRGYGASLAVTTMILVVLVTVFWVVLLGRRDRKEVAR; from the coding sequence ATGGTGACCAGTCGTGCCGAACGGCGGCGGCGCCGTGATCTCCGCTTCGGAATCACCCTCGCGCTGCCGTCCGCTGCTGTTGTCGTTGCCCTGCTCGGCTATCCGATGGGCTACGCGATCTACATGTCCACCTACAACTGGAACGACAAGGTGCCCGGCCTGCATCCGTTCGTCGGGCTGGCGAACTACGGTCAGCTGCTCGCCGATCCGCAGTTCCACGGAGCGCTCGGTCGGACGGCCGTCTTCGCCGCATTCACGGTGCTCGGCGGGGTCGCGCTGGCGGTCGCCATCGCCAGCCTGCTGAACAAGGACTTCCGCGGCCGAACGCTCGCCCGGGTGCTGCTCCTGGTGCCGTGGGCAGTCCCGCCGGTGGTGAACGGCATCATGTGGAAGTTGATCTTCGACGGGTCGAGCGGCGTGTTGAACTCGATCTTGCTCCGAATCGGCGTGATCGACACCAAGGTCCAATGGTTGGCCGACCCGGATCTGGCGATGCTGGTGCTGATCTTCGCCGAGCTGTGGAAGCTGCTGCCGTTCCTCTGTCTGCTCCTCCTCGCCGGCATGCAGGGTATCCCGGCCAGCATCTACAAGGCCTCGACGATCGACGGCGCCGGCCGGTGGCAACGATTCGTCAAGATCACTGTGCCCAATCTGCGGGGACCGCTGCTGTTCGCACTCGTGGTGCAGTCGATGTGGTCGCTGAAGGTCTTCGACAGCATCTACGTGTTGACCGGCGGATCCGGCGGCCCGGCGGAGGGGACCACGACGATCAACTTCCTGGCCTACCTGATCACCTTCAGCAATCTCGATCGCGGCTACGGGGCCAGTCTCGCGGTTACCACGATGATCCTGGTCGTCCTGGTCACCGTGTTCTGGGTCGTCCTGCTGGGACGGCGGGACCGGAAGGAGGTCGCACGATGA
- a CDS encoding carbohydrate ABC transporter permease yields MNAATRRTGSRARRRARLAVGHRILVLILVGYLLAPFCWMVIFSLYPSQALQQDRPDLSPELITLTSYGRLLADSSFLQPMANSAITGLATTLICMVLGSASAYAIARYRFRGRQVLLFGMLTVQAIPVIVLAVPLFILLRAFGLYDQVGGLIITYTAFILPLVIWMMVGFFGDIPPSLERAAMIDGCNRLQIMSKIAFPLAAPGMAAAAILAFITSWSDFFLAKVLTSTHATTLPVKTAAFQGLFAMDYTSAATAGVITAIPVLLLALIAQKWIIRGLVEGAVKG; encoded by the coding sequence ATGAACGCCGCTACCCGGCGAACAGGAAGCCGTGCCCGCCGCCGCGCCCGACTCGCCGTCGGGCATCGGATCCTTGTGCTGATCTTGGTCGGCTACCTCCTGGCACCGTTCTGTTGGATGGTGATCTTCAGCCTGTATCCCTCGCAGGCCCTGCAGCAGGATCGTCCCGATCTTTCCCCCGAGTTGATCACGTTGACGTCCTACGGTCGGCTACTCGCAGACAGCTCGTTCCTGCAGCCGATGGCCAATTCTGCGATCACCGGACTCGCCACGACGTTGATCTGCATGGTCCTCGGGTCTGCGTCCGCCTACGCGATCGCGCGCTACCGGTTCCGCGGCCGCCAGGTGTTGTTGTTCGGCATGTTGACGGTGCAGGCGATCCCGGTGATCGTGTTGGCGGTTCCGCTGTTCATCCTGCTCCGCGCCTTCGGGCTCTACGACCAGGTCGGCGGATTGATCATCACCTACACCGCGTTCATCCTGCCGTTGGTGATCTGGATGATGGTCGGCTTCTTCGGCGACATCCCACCCAGCCTGGAACGGGCAGCCATGATCGACGGCTGCAACCGGCTGCAGATCATGTCCAAGATCGCCTTCCCGCTGGCGGCGCCGGGCATGGCCGCAGCCGCCATCCTGGCTTTCATCACCAGTTGGAGCGACTTCTTCCTGGCCAAGGTCCTGACCTCGACCCACGCGACCACGCTGCCCGTCAAGACCGCGGCGTTCCAAGGACTGTTCGCCATGGACTACACCTCAGCAGCGACCGCCGGCGTGATCACCGCGATCCCGGTCCTGCTGCTCGCACTGATCGCACAGAAGTGGATCATCCGCGGCCTGGTCGAGGGCGCGGTGAAGGGATAA
- a CDS encoding ABC transporter ATP-binding protein: protein MAEIELINVQKTYGRGRKATPAVHSLGYTIEDGHFVSLLGPSGCGKSTTLNMIAGLEDITDGEILIDGQRVDDLDPDKRDLAFVFQDYALYPHMDVYDNIAFGLKMRKVPKQEIEERVRDASRRLDIEHVLSSKPRNLSGGQRQRVALARAIARRPAVFLFDEPLSNLDALLRDQTRSELKMLHAELGATSVYVTHDQEEAMSLSDRIAVMSRGRLEQYGTPYEIYNRPATRFVASFVGKPRMNLLAAERISGDMFAVGRSGLRVPIPTDRDTVIVGLRPEQCALRPAEPDQAHGTTKVIEPLGNVADITVDLGSALFTVRIPGFGDFEVGRPVTIDLSATPLHAFDTDTGARLDT from the coding sequence ATGGCTGAGATCGAGTTGATCAACGTACAGAAGACCTACGGCCGCGGCCGGAAGGCCACTCCGGCGGTGCACAGCCTGGGCTACACCATCGAGGACGGGCACTTCGTCTCCCTGCTCGGCCCCTCCGGCTGCGGCAAATCGACGACGCTGAACATGATCGCCGGCCTGGAGGACATCACCGACGGGGAGATCCTGATCGACGGCCAGCGGGTCGATGATCTTGACCCGGACAAGCGCGATCTGGCGTTCGTCTTCCAGGACTATGCCCTCTACCCGCACATGGACGTCTACGACAACATCGCCTTCGGCCTCAAGATGCGCAAGGTGCCCAAGCAGGAGATCGAGGAACGGGTCCGCGACGCCAGTCGGCGACTGGACATCGAGCATGTGCTGTCCAGCAAACCCCGCAATCTCTCCGGCGGGCAACGGCAGCGGGTGGCGCTGGCCCGGGCGATCGCCCGCCGGCCGGCGGTCTTCCTGTTCGACGAGCCGTTGTCGAATCTCGACGCGCTGCTACGCGATCAGACCCGCAGCGAGCTGAAGATGTTGCACGCCGAGCTGGGTGCCACCAGTGTGTACGTGACACATGATCAGGAAGAGGCGATGTCCCTGTCGGATCGGATCGCGGTGATGAGCCGCGGCCGTCTTGAGCAGTACGGCACACCGTACGAGATCTACAACCGGCCGGCGACCCGATTCGTCGCGTCGTTCGTCGGCAAGCCGCGGATGAATCTGCTGGCGGCCGAACGGATCTCCGGAGACATGTTTGCGGTGGGCCGCTCGGGCCTGCGGGTCCCGATCCCCACCGACCGGGACACGGTGATCGTCGGCCTCCGCCCCGAACAGTGTGCGCTGCGCCCGGCAGAGCCGGACCAGGCGCACGGGACGACGAAGGTGATCGAGCCGCTCGGCAACGTCGCCGACATCACCGTCGATCTCGGCTCGGCCCTGTTCACCGTCCGGATCCCGGGCTTCGGCGACTTCGAGGTCGGTCGTCCGGTGACGATCGACCTGTCAGCCACGCCACTGCATGCCTTCGACACCGACACCGGAGCCCGCCTGGACACCTGA
- a CDS encoding RecQ family ATP-dependent DNA helicase yields the protein MTQSTAAILDRTIKAAAGPEAEPRADQLRAVQALVDEQRRVLVVQATGWGKSAAYWGATAAIRGNGGGPTLVVSPLLALMRDQIAAAERAGLRAATVNSTNFEAWDEIFALLDQDRLDVLLVSPERLGNPRFAERLPGLLAGCGLLVIDEAHCVSDWGFDFRPDYQRLTRTLLSLSPGTPVLATTATANERVTRDVAAQLAHDGGETLTLRGSLARASLRLTVVPELSPLERYAWVAEALQSLPGSGIVYVLTVAEADRVAGFLSEQGLDVAAYTGQTENRTELEDRLRDNKIKALVATSALGMGYDKPDLAFCVHLGSPASPVAYYQQVGRAGRALDDAVAVLVPAKADERIWDYFATAGIPDPEQVDRVLDQLTEEPMSEAAISTATGIRPGRLSTLLKIIAVDDAVQKVSGGWVPTGNGWTYDQAKWTELRRVRSAEADLMRRYAHGEGCLMQFLQQALDDPDPAPCGRCSVCTGELPDPGPRPSSEIVQAAQRFFRGLDVTVEPRKLWPSKIDGVKGKINFLGEGRAIAFADDPAWQQTLDQLWRRDAAVPQEILDAAVEVLKRWSRSWQRPTAVVPMPSRRFPTLISSVAQHLSTVGRLPLVDALTITGPTPTDDASSGVRVRELLAGLGLQPGTALDGPVLLVDDTIRSRWTLTVAGKLLTDAGASEVLPFAVHQLP from the coding sequence ATGACGCAGAGCACCGCCGCAATCCTGGACCGGACCATCAAGGCCGCCGCCGGCCCGGAGGCCGAGCCCCGAGCCGATCAGCTGCGGGCGGTGCAGGCGCTGGTCGACGAGCAACGCCGGGTGCTTGTCGTCCAAGCGACCGGCTGGGGAAAGTCGGCGGCCTATTGGGGTGCGACCGCCGCGATCCGCGGCAACGGCGGTGGTCCGACCCTGGTGGTGTCCCCGCTGCTGGCCCTGATGCGGGATCAGATCGCCGCCGCCGAACGCGCCGGACTGCGGGCTGCGACGGTCAACTCGACCAACTTCGAGGCCTGGGACGAGATCTTCGCCCTGCTCGACCAGGACCGGCTTGATGTCCTGCTGGTGTCACCGGAGCGACTCGGCAATCCACGGTTCGCCGAGCGGCTGCCGGGCCTGTTGGCCGGGTGCGGCCTGCTGGTGATCGACGAAGCGCACTGTGTATCGGACTGGGGTTTCGACTTCCGACCCGACTATCAGCGGCTGACCCGCACTCTGCTGTCGCTGTCGCCCGGGACGCCGGTGCTCGCGACCACGGCGACCGCCAACGAGCGGGTCACCCGCGACGTCGCTGCCCAGCTGGCCCACGACGGGGGCGAGACGCTGACCCTGCGCGGATCGTTGGCCCGTGCGTCGCTGCGGCTGACAGTGGTTCCGGAACTGTCGCCGCTGGAACGCTACGCCTGGGTGGCCGAGGCGCTGCAGTCGTTACCCGGCTCGGGCATCGTGTACGTGCTCACCGTCGCCGAGGCCGACCGGGTCGCCGGGTTCCTGAGCGAGCAGGGCCTGGACGTCGCCGCCTACACGGGGCAGACCGAGAATCGCACCGAGCTGGAGGACCGGCTGCGGGACAACAAGATCAAGGCGCTGGTCGCGACCTCGGCGCTCGGGATGGGCTACGACAAACCCGACCTGGCCTTCTGCGTCCACCTCGGCTCTCCGGCGTCCCCGGTGGCGTACTACCAGCAGGTCGGACGTGCCGGTCGTGCGTTGGACGACGCTGTCGCCGTGCTGGTCCCGGCCAAGGCCGACGAACGGATCTGGGACTATTTCGCGACCGCCGGCATCCCCGATCCGGAGCAGGTCGACCGGGTGCTCGACCAGCTGACCGAGGAGCCGATGTCGGAGGCTGCGATCAGTACGGCGACCGGGATCCGACCGGGCCGGTTGTCGACGCTGCTCAAGATCATCGCGGTCGACGACGCGGTGCAGAAGGTGTCCGGCGGTTGGGTGCCGACCGGCAACGGCTGGACCTATGACCAGGCGAAGTGGACCGAACTCCGTCGGGTCCGTTCGGCCGAGGCCGACCTGATGCGGCGGTACGCCCACGGCGAGGGTTGCCTGATGCAGTTCCTGCAGCAGGCGTTGGATGATCCGGATCCGGCGCCCTGTGGCCGGTGCTCGGTGTGTACCGGTGAGTTGCCGGATCCCGGACCACGACCGTCGAGTGAGATCGTCCAAGCCGCGCAACGATTCTTCCGTGGCCTGGACGTCACCGTCGAGCCGCGCAAGCTGTGGCCGTCCAAGATCGATGGTGTGAAGGGAAAGATCAACTTCCTCGGCGAGGGCCGGGCGATCGCCTTCGCCGACGATCCGGCGTGGCAGCAGACCCTTGATCAACTCTGGCGGCGTGACGCCGCCGTCCCGCAGGAGATCCTGGATGCGGCCGTCGAGGTGCTCAAGCGGTGGTCGCGCAGTTGGCAACGGCCGACAGCGGTGGTGCCGATGCCGTCTCGACGGTTCCCGACCCTGATCAGTTCGGTGGCGCAGCACCTGTCCACCGTCGGCCGACTGCCGCTGGTCGACGCCCTGACGATCACCGGCCCGACACCGACCGACGATGCATCCTCCGGGGTCCGGGTCCGCGAATTGCTGGCCGGCCTCGGTCTTCAACCGGGGACCGCCTTGGACGGACCGGTGTTACTGGTCGACGACACCATCCGCAGTCGCTGGACCCTGACCGTCGCCGGCAAACTGCTCACCGATGCCGGCGCCTCCGAGGTGCTGCCGTTCGCCGTTCATCAGCTGCCCTGA